One window from the genome of Vidua chalybeata isolate OUT-0048 chromosome 3, bVidCha1 merged haplotype, whole genome shotgun sequence encodes:
- the CRIPT gene encoding cysteine-rich PDZ-binding protein has product MVCDKCEKKLGTVITPDTWKDGARNTTESGGRKLNENKALTSKKARFDPYGKNKFAICRICKSSVHQPGSHYCQGCAYKKGICSMCGKKVLDTKNYKQTSV; this is encoded by the exons ATGGTGTGCGACAAGT GTGAGAAGAAGCTTGGAACGGTGATCACTCCTGATACATGGAAAGATGGTGCAAGAAACACTACAG aaagcGGTGGTCGAAAGCTAAATGAAAATAAGGCATTGACCTCAAAGAAGGCAAG gtttgATCCTTACGGAAAGAACAAATTTGCAATATGTCGGATTTGTAAGAGTTCTGTCCACCAGCCAGGGTCCCACTATTGTCAAGGATGTGCCTATAAAAAAG GCATCTGCTCGATGTGTGGCAAGAAGGTCTTGGATACGAAGAA